One genomic window of Ornithorhynchus anatinus isolate Pmale09 chromosome 10, mOrnAna1.pri.v4, whole genome shotgun sequence includes the following:
- the CNOT3 gene encoding CCR4-NOT transcription complex subunit 3 — MADKRKLQGEIDRCLKKVSEGVEQFEDIWQKLHNAANANQKEKYEADLKKEIKKLQRLRDQIKTWVASNEIKDKRQLIDNRKLIETQMERFKVVERETKTKAYSKEGLGLAQKVDPAQKEKEEVGQWLTNTIDTLNMQVDQFESEVESLSVQTRKKKGDKDKQDRIEGLKRHIEKHRYHVRMLETILRMLDNDSILVDSIRKIKDDVEYYVDSSQDPDFEENEFLYDDLDLEDIPQALVATSPPSHSHMEDEIFNQSSSTPTSTTSSSPIPPSPANCTTENSEDDKKRGRSTDSEVSQSPAKNGSKPVHSNHHPQSPAVPPSYPPGPTPAAPALGNGPGSNGAPAPSGAPGPKANPAPGHSAGTPTPYAQAVAPPAPSAGSVQPRPPSVQPGGGAKQNGATSYSSVVADSTADAVLSSSGGGSNSGQALGPLTGPHNPPPNATKEAGGVAPAGGGGGGGAGVSAGGPSLLVPLPVNPPSSPTPSFSEPKASTNLNGPPQFSAAPDSKAPEPLSSLKSMAERAAIGSGIEDPVPALHLAERDIILSTTAAPPASTQPPLQLSEVNIPLSLGVCPLGPVPLTKEQLYQQAMEEAAWHHMPHPSDSERIRQYLPRNPCPTPPYHHQMPPPHSDTVEFYQRLSTETLFFIFYYLEGTKAQYLAAKALKKQSWRFHTKYMMWFQRHEEPKTITDEFEQGTYIYFDYEKWGQRKKEGFTFEYRYLEDRDLQ, encoded by the exons ATGGCGGACAAGCGCAAACTTCAAG GAGAGATCGACCGCTGCCTCAAGAAAGTGTCCGAGGGCGTCGAGCAGTTTGAGGATATCTGGCAGAAG CTCCACAATGCGGCCAACGCCAACCAGAAAGAGAAGTATGAGGCAGACCTGAAGAAGGAAATCAAGAAGCTCCAG cgACTGAGGGACCAGATCAAGACATGGGTGGCTTCCAATGAGATCAAGGACAAACGGCAGCTCATCGACAACCGCAAGCTCATTGAGACG CAAATGGAGAGGTTCAAGGTGGTGGAGCGGGAGACCAAGACCAAAGCGTACAGCaaggaggggctggggctggcccAGAAGGTggaccctgcccagaaggagaaagaagaggtcgGCCAATGGCTCACG aacACCATCGACACCCTCAACATGCAGGTGGACCAGTTTGAAAGCGAAGTGGAGTCGCTGTCCGTGCAGACCCGCAAGAAGAAGGGGGACAAGGAt AAGCAGGACCGGATCGAGGGGCTGAAGCGGCACATCGAGAAGCACCGCTACCACGTGCGAATGCTGGAGACCATCCTGCGCATGCTGGACAACGACTCCATCCTCGTCGACTCGATCCGCAAGATCAAGGACGACGTGGAGTACTACGTGGACTCCTCCCAGGACCCCGACTTCGAGGAGAACGAGTTCCTCTACGACGACCTCGACCTCGAGGACATTC cacaggCGCTGGTCGCCACCTCCCCCCCAAGCCACAGCCACATGGAGGATGAGATCTTCAACCAATCAAGCAGCACGCCCACCTCCACTACCTCcagctcccccatcccccccagcccTGCCAACTGCACCACG GAAAACTCCGAAGACGATAAGAAGAGGGGCCGGTCGACGGACAGTGAAGTGAGCCAG tctcCGGCCAAGAACGGCTCCAAGCCCGTCCACAGCAACCACCACCCGCAGTCCCCAGCTGTGCCACCCAGCTAcccgcccggccccacccccgccgcccccgccctggGCAACGGACCGGGCAGCAacggggcccccgccccctccggggcgCCGGGCCCCAAGGCCAACCCGGCCCCGGGCCACAGCGCCGGCACCCCCACCCCCTACGCCCAGGCCgtggcccctccggcccccagcgCGGGCTCCGTCCAGCCCCGACCCCCCAGCGTCCAGCCTGGCGGCGGCGCCAAGCAAAACGGGGCCACCA gtTACAGCTCGGTGGTGGCGGACAGCACGGCAGACGCGGTCCTCAGTAGCAGCGGCGGAGGGAGCAATAGCGGCCAAGCGCTGGGCCCCCTGACTGGCCCCCACAACCCCCCGCCAAATGCCAC GAAGGAGGCAGGCGGGGTGGCCCcagctgggggcggagggggcggaggtgCCGGTGTGAGCGCGGGAGGGCCCAGCCTGCTGGTGCCCCTGCCCGTCAACCCACCCAGCTCGCCCACCCCCAGCTTCAGCGAACCCAAGGCCTCTACGAACCTCAACGGCCCCCCGCAGTTCAGCGCTGCCCCCGACAGCAAG GCCCCCGAGCCCTTGAGTAGCCTGAAGTCGATGGCAGAGCGGGCGGCCATAGGGTCGGGCATCGAGGATCCGGTCCCGGCCCTGCACCTAGCAGAGAGGG aCATCATCCTGAGCACCACGGCGGCGCCCCCGGCCTCTACCCAGCCCCCCTTGCAGCTGTCGGAGGTGAACATCCCCCTGTCGCTCGGCGTGTGCCCGCTGGGGCCCGTGCCCCTGACGAAGGAGCAGCTGTACCAGCAGGCCATGGAGGAGGCCGCCTGGCACCACATGCCCCACCCGTCCGACTCGGAGCGGATCCG GCAGTACCTCCCTCGgaacccctgccccacccccccatacCATCACCAGATGCCGCCGCCCCACTCGGACACCGTGGAGTTCTACCAGCGCCTGTCGACCGAGACCCTGTTCTTCATCTTCTACTATCTGGAG gGCACCAAGGCCCAGTACCTGGCAGCTAAAGCTCTGAAGAAACAGTCGTGGCGCTTCCACACCAAGTACATGATGTGGTTCCAGAGACACGAGGAGCCCAAGACGATCACGGACGAATTTGAGCAG ggcaccTACATCTACTTTGATTACGAAAAGTGGGGGCAGCGCAAGAAGGAAGGCTTCACCTTTGAATACAGATACCTGGAAGACCGGGACCTGCAGTGA
- the PRPF31 gene encoding U4/U6 small nuclear ribonucleoprotein Prp31, whose amino-acid sequence MSLADELLADLEEAAEEEEGGSYGEEEEEPAIEDVQEEMQLDLSGDSVKSIAKLWDSKMFAEIMVKIEEYISKQAKASEVLGPVEAAPEYRVIVDANNLTVEIENELNIIHKFIRDKYSKRFPELESLVPSALDYIRTVKELGNSLDKCKNNENLQQILTNATIMVVSVTASTTQGQQLSEEELERLEEACDMALELNASKHRIYEYVESRMSFIAPNLSLIIGASAAAKIMGVAGGLTNLSKMPACNIMLLGAQRKTLSGFSSTSVLPHTGYIYHSDIVQSLPPDLRRKAARLVAAKCTLAARVDSFHESPEGKVGFELKEEIERKFDKWQEPPPVKQVKPLPAPLDGQRKKRGGRRYRKMKERLGLTEIRKQANRMSFGEIEEDAYQEDLGFSLGHLGKSGSGRVRQTQVNEATKARISKTLQRTLQKQSVVYGGKSTIRDRSSGTASSVAFTPLQGLEIVNPQAAEKKVAEANQKYFSSMAEFLKVKGEKSGIMST is encoded by the exons ATGTCCCTGGCAGATGAGCTCCTGGCAGAcctggaggaggcggcggaggaggaggagggaggcagctacggggaggaagaagaggaaccgGCCATCGAGGAtgtgcaggaggaaatgcagctGGACCTGAGCGGGGACTCGGTCAAGAGCATCGCCAAGCTGTGGGACAGCAAGATG TTCGCGGAGATCATGGTGAAGATCGAAGAGTACATCAGTAAGCAAGCCAAGGCTTCCGAAG TGCTGGGCCCTGTGGAAGCCGCCCCTGAATATCGAGTCATCGTGGACGCCAACAACCTGACcgtggagattgagaatgagctga ACATCATCCACAAGTTCATCAGGGACAAATACTCGAAGCGCTTTCCGGAGTTGGAGTCCCTGGTGCCCAGCGCCTTGGACTACATCCGCACCGTGAAG gagCTGGGGAACAGCCTGGATAAATGTAAGAACAACGAGAACCTGCAGCAGATCCTGACCAACGCCACCATAATGGTCGTCAGCGTCACCGCCTCCACCACGCAAGG GCAGCAGCTctcagaggaggagctggagcggcTGGAGGAGGCTTGTGACATGGCCCTGGAGCTCAACGCGTCCAAGCACCGCATCTACGAGTACGTGGAGTCCCGCATGTCTTTCATCGCGCCCAATCTGTCGCTCATCATCGGGGCTTCGGCTGCTGCCAAGATCATGG GCGTGGCAGGGGGCCTGACCAATCTCTCCAAGATGCCGGCCTGTAACATCATGCTCCTCGGGGCCCAGCGGAAGACGCTGTCCGGCTTCTCCAGCACCTCGGTGCTGCCCCACACGGGCTACATCTATCACAGTGACATCGTCCAGTCGCTGCCCCCG GACCTGCGACGGAAAGCAGCGCGTCTGGTGGCTGCCAAGTGCACGCTGGCCGCCCGGGTGGACAGTTTCCACGAGAGCCCGGAGGGGAAG GTGGGATTTGAGCTGAAGGAGGAGATCGAGCGCAAGTTCGACAAGTGGCAGGAGCCGCCGCCCGTGAAGCAGGTGAAGCCGCTCCCGGCGCCGCTGGACGGCCAGCGGAAGAAGAGGGGCGGGCGCAG gTACCGCAAGATGAAGGAGCGGCTGGGCCTCACCGAAATCCGCAAGCAGGCCAACCGCATGAGCTTCGGAGAG ATCGAGGAGGACGCCTACCAGGAGGACCTCGGCTTCAGCCTGGGCCACCTGGGCAAGTCGGGGAGCGGGCGGGTGCGGCAGACACAGGTCAACGAGGCCACTAAAGCCCGGATCTCCAAGACCTTACAG cggACACTGCAGAAACAGAGCGTAGTGTACGGTGGAAAATCGACTATCCGGGACCGCTCCTCAGGCACAGCTTCCAGCGTCGCCTTCACCCCCTTGCAG GGCTTGGAGATCGTGAATCCGCAGGCAGCGGAGAAGAAGGTAGCCGAGGCCAATCAGAAATACTTCTCCAGCATGGCCGAGTTCCTTAAAGTCAAGGGCGAGAAGAGCGGCATCATGTCCACCTGA
- the TSEN34 gene encoding tRNA-splicing endonuclease subunit Sen34, producing the protein MLVVEVSGGRALVWGAEAARELRERLGLCGRAAGAPAREPRQNARRGLPLLLLPEEARLLADLGAAALVSAARPRPGPAPPGQAVAAYLQAQEESFREQQALALAERRSRLQGLAQKIAQGRARKRQRRQESVDRSEPAAEMMEAEEEEEEGEAEAGRPEGEPSADHPPTPPLPRTAMLLQLPTARPRPRLAPLLDWRVPSPDWPHAGRPSHELRYRVYRDLWQRGYFLTAGGKFGGDFLVYPGDPLRFHAHFVALCWQPEEPLPLRDLVSAGRLGTNVRKTVLLCSARPDGSVCYTSLEWAGLA; encoded by the exons ATGCTGGTGGTGGAGGTGTCGGGCGGGCGCGCGCTGGTGTGGGGCGCGGAGGCGGCGCGGGAGCTGCGGGAGCGTCTGGGGCTgtgcgggcgggcggcgggggccccggcccgggagccgcGGCAGAACGCCCGCCGagggctgccgctgctgctgctgcccgaggAGGCCCGCCTGCTGGCCGACCTCGGCGCCGCCGCCCTcgtctccgccgcccgcccccgccccgggcccgctccCCCCGGCCAG GCCGTGGCGGCCTACCTGCAGGCGCAAGAGGAGAGTTTCCGGGAGCAGCAGGCGCTGGCCCTGGCGGAGCGGAGGTCCCGGCTGCAGGGCTTGGCCCAGAAGATCGCCCAAGGCCGGGCCCGGAAGAGACAGAGACGGCAGGAGTCCGTGGACCGATCGGAACCGGCGGCCGAGATgatggaggccgaggaggaggaagaggaaggtgaggctGAGGCCGGGCGGCCGGAGGGCGAGCCCTCCGCGGACCACCCGCCGACCCCGCCGCTGCCCCGGACGGCCATGCTGCTGCAGCTGCccacggcccggccccggccccggctcgccCCGCTGCTGGACTGGCGCGTCCCCTCCCCGGACTGGCCCCACGCCGGCCGTCCCTCCCACGAGCTCCGATACCGCGTCTATCGTGACCTGTGGCAGCGGGGCTACTTCCTCACGGCCGGGGGCAAGTTCGGCGGGGACTTCCTGGTCTACCCCG GCGACCCCCTGCGCTTCCACGCTCACTTCGTCGCCCTGTGCTGGCAGCCCGAGGAGCCCCTTCCGCTCCGGGACCTGGTCTCCGCCGGACGATTGGGCACCAACGTCCGCAAGACGGTGCTCCTGTGCTCGGCCCGCCCCGACGGCTCCGTCTGCTACACCTCGCTGGAGTGGGCCGGGCTGGCCTGA
- the MBOAT7 gene encoding lysophospholipid acyltransferase 7, producing MSPDEWTYLAVLLAAVPIGFAFKTAGPRVKQVGSAAVGLGLTLLTCGPHVLHSLVTILGTWGIMKVQPRSCHFLALGWTFSYLLFFRTVTAFGLPAPTPFTNAIQLLLTLKLVSLASEVQEFNRARREEATAFAKTPAVGLLLGVPTLPEMLSYSYCYVGIMTGPFYRYRTYQDWLSQPYAGTVPTWQPLLRRARLAPLFGLLFLLSSHFFPLDYVREEAFYARSFAFRLFYMTPVFFTFRMRFYVAWIMAECGCIAAGFGAYPVGAKARAGGGPTVECPPPDSPERAGAVEYDYETIRNINCHGTDFCVRVRDGMRYWNMTVQWWLAQYIYKSAPARSYVLRSAWTMLLSAYWHGIHPGYYLSFLTIPLCLAAEGTLESGLRGRLGPGARRGWDWVHWFLKMRAYDYMCMGFVLLSLGDTVRYWASVGFCIHLLALALLGLGLALGGGPGRRGNRPPPDKSHEE from the exons ATGTCTCCCGACGAGTGGACGTATCTGGCCGTGCTCCTGGCCGCCGTCCCTATCggctttgccttcaagacagcaG gcccCCGGGTGAAGCAGGTGGGTTCAGCGGCTGTAGGGCTGGGCTTGACGTTGCTGACCTGCGGCCCTCACGTCCTGCACTCCCTGGTCACCATCCTGGGGACGTGGGGCATCATGAAGGTCCAGCCCAG GTCCTGCCACTTCCTGGCCTTGGGCTGGACGTTCTCTTATCTGCTCTTCTTTCGCACGGTCACGGCCTTTGGCCTGCCGGCCCCCACGCCCTTCACCAATGCCATTCAGCTGCTGCTCACGCTCAAG CTGGTCAGCCTAGCCAGTGAGGTGCAGGAATTCAACCGGGCCCGGCGGGAGGAGGCCACGGCCTTTGCCAAGACGCCGGCCGTGGGGCTGTTGCTCGGGGTGCCCACGCTGCCCGAGATGCTGAGCTACAGCTACTGCTACGTGGGCATCATgacag gccccttctacCGGTACCGCACGTACCAGGATTGGCTGTCGCAGCCTTACGCGGGCACCGTGCCCACCTGGCAGCCCCTGCTGCGTCGGGCCCGGCTGGCCCCGCTCttcggcctcctcttcctcctgtcgtCCCACTTCTTCCCGCTGGACTACGTGCGGGAGGAGGCCTTCTACGCCCGCTCCTTCGCCTTCCGGCTCTTCTACATGACCCCCGTCTTCTTCACCTTCCGCATGCGCTTCTACGTGGCCTGGATCATGGCCGAGTGCGGCTGCATCGCGGCCGGCTTCGGGGCCTACCCCGTCGGGGCCAAGgccagggccgggggcggcccgacCGTCGAATGTCCTCCCCCCGACAG tccggagcgggccggggccgtGGAGTACGATTACGAGACGATCCGGAACATCAACTGCCACGGCACCGACTTCTGCGTCCGGGTGCGGGACGGGATGCGCTACTGGAACATGACGGTGCAGTGGTGGCTGGCCCAGTACATCTACAAGAGCGCTCCGGCCCGCTCCTACGTGCTGCG gAGCGCATGGACCATGCTGCTGAGCGCCTACTGGCACGGCATCCACCCCGGCTACTACCTGAGCTTCCTGACCATCCCGCTGTGCCTGGCGGCGGAGGGGACCCTGGAGTCCGGGCTGCGGGGCCggctggggcccggggcccggcggggctgggattgggtgCACTGGTTCCTGAAGATGCGGGCCTACGACTACATGTGCATGGGCTTCGTGCTGCTGTCCCTGGGGGACACGGTGCGCTACTGGGCCTCCGTGGGCTTCTGCATCCACctgctggccctggccctgctgggactggggctggccctgggcggggggccgggccgccggggaAACCGCCCGCCTCCGGACAAGTCCCACGAAGAGTGA
- the LENG1 gene encoding leukocyte receptor cluster member 1 — translation MNILPKKSWHVRNKDNVARVRRDEAQAREEERERERRALLAQQEARTDFLRKKARRELPGGEAGGAASPGREVVPRDPGHVDLFRGLEDGRGALSGNKEHEEEKRQEKERQEKALGLLTYLGQSAAEAQTNPPWYQRPPERGGTGPGPQEEKLKGRLDPLRELERQLRKKKGGSGEKRKREPDRKGSSGLLQGPSSLEQLRAERLKREAAERVRAEALLAGGGQGRQAREQDEEPDERRRRYNSQFHPELARPPRAHDREPRR, via the exons ATGAACATCCTCCCCAAGAAGAGCTGGCACGTTCGCAACAAGGACAATGTGGCCCGGGTGCGGCGGGACGAGGCTCAGGCCCGGGAGGAGGAGCGCGAGCGGGAGCGCCGGGCGCTTCTGGCCCAGCAGGAA GCCCGCACTGACTTCCTGCGGAAGAAGGCCCGGAGGGAGCTGccggggggagaggccggaggggcCGCCTCCCCGGGGCGAGAGGTGGTGCCGCGGGACCCCGGCCACGTGGACCTGTTTCGGGGGCTGGAGGACGGGCGGGGGGCGCTGAGCGGCAACAAGGAGCACGAGGAGGAAAAGCGACAGGAGAAG GAGCGGCAAGAAAAGGCCCTGGGGCTGCTGACCTACCTGGGCCAGAGCGCAGCCGAGGCCCAGACCAACCCACCTTGGTACCAGCGGCCCCCGGAGCGCGGGgggaccgggcccggcccccagGAGGAGAAGCTCAAGGGGCGGCTGGATCCGCTGCGGGAGCTGGAGCGGCAGCTGCGCAAGAAGAAAGGCGGCAGCGGGGAGAAGCGGAAGCGGGAGCCAGACAGGAAGGGGTCCTCGGGGCTGCTGCAGGG cccctcatccCTGGAACAACTGCGGGCCGAGCGGCTGAAGCGGGAAGCGGCCGAACGGGTCCGGGCCGAGGCGCTGCTGGCCGGGGGCGGACAGGGCCGGCAGGCGCGGGAGCAGGACGAGGAGCCGGACGAGAGGCGGAGACGCTACAACTCCCAGTTCCACCCGGAGCTGGCCCGGCCTCCGCGCGCCCACGACAGGGAACCCCGGCGCTGA
- the TMC4 gene encoding transmembrane channel-like protein 4 isoform X2: MEEEAGWGGEAGARSWDPAARGPAPGQSLSTLLSQLPSVASVRYRGPVPGGPQEEEEKNEVGDWAGGPAEETPELQNPRELPWPMEAKRMFWRRLKAEQAGAQARAGGQRGSWGLHQFKKAQAWTAEILQRAQPWRGDLLKIGGHFGSGTQAYFSLLRFLLLLNVLGALLPISLVMLPTLLLGTGGDSLNPPSNTSLCGPYNPLPNLLVSYTEQLFNLLSGQGYLEWSVLFYGFYPTMESGGYRLPLAYLLSAAGAGLLCLLLILRRSVGGLRQTLLAESGALIRYSDRIFCGWDFCLSDPKAVRLRHNTVRFEIQVELEEENVRQWEAAWTLPKRMAMWGLRGLLNLLVLGLLGAAFFGVYWATQESIQLQKDPKVTNNAFLKLLVDFLPSIFISAVNLILPPVFTLLTKLEGYTLSRQVLFILLRTVFLRLASLVVLLLTLWAKITCKGDPNAPSCEGCGYNSKELPCWETMLGQEMYKLLLFDLLTVLAVILLVTVWAVPRGAGPPGRDPGVPGACRGAGAGVRADRGLDRQLLLPPPASDQRVQVCPALLPPEVHSLLHLLAGLAHIPRFQRPLLLPPGDAARAGGFGGARPLQRLCDPTL; this comes from the exons ATGGAGGAGGAAgccggctggggaggggaggccggggcgaGGAGCTGGGACCCAGCGGCCCGGGGACCCGCGCCAG gtCAGTCCCTCTCCACGCTGCTGAGCCAGCTGCCCAGTGTCGCCAGCGTCCGATACCGGGGACCTGTGCCGGGGggaccccaggaggaggaggagaagaatgaggtGGGGGACTGGGCCGGGGGGCCCGCCGAGGAAACTCCCGAGCTCCAAAATCCCCGCGAGCTGCCCTGGCCCATGGAGGCGAAACGAATGTTCTG GAGGCGGCTAAAGGCAGAGCAGGCTGGAGCCCAGGCTAGAGCTGGGGGCCAGCGAGGGAGCTGGGGGCTCCACCAGTTCAAAAAGGCTCAGGCTTGGACGGCAGAGATCCTGCAGAGAGCTCAACCCTGGAGGGGAGACCTGCTGAAAATCGGGG GTCACTTTGGCTCCGGGACTCAGGCCTACTTCTCCCTCTTGcgcttcctgctgctgctcaaCGTGCTGGGGGCTCTGCTGCCCATCTCCCTGGTGATGCTGCCCACCCTGCTGCTGGGCACGGGTGGGGACTCCCTTAACCCCCCCTCCAACACTTCCCTCTGCGGTCCCTACAATCCTCTGCCCAACTTGCTGGTCAGCTACACCGAGCAGCTCTTCAATCTGCTGTCTGGACAG GGCTACCTGGAGTGGTCGGTGCTGTTCTACGGTTTCTACCCCACGATGGAGTCCGGGGGCTACCGGCTGCCCCTGGCTTATCTGCTCTCGGCCGCGGGCGCCGGCCTGCTCTGTCTCCTGCTCATCCTGCGCCG GTCGGTGGGGGGCCTGCGGCAGACCCTGCTGGCCGAGTCGGGGGCACTCATCCGCTACAGCGACCGCATCTTCTGCGGTTGGGACTTCTGCCTGTCAGACCCCAAGGCCGTCCGGCTACGACACAACACCGTGCGCTTCGAGATCCAG gtggagctggaggaggagaacgtGCGGCAGTGGGAGGCGGCCTGGACGCTGCCGAAGCGCATGGCCAtgtgggggctgcgggggctgctcAACCTGCTGGTCCTGGGGCTGCTGGGGGCGGCCTTCTTTGGGGTCTACTGGGCCACCCAGGAGTCCATCCAGCTGCAG AAAGACCCCAAGGTGACCAACAACGCGTTCCTGAAGCTCCTAGTGGACTTCCTCCCGTCCATCTTCATCTCCGCGGTCAACCTGATCCTGCCGCCCGTCTTCACCCTGCTGACCAAGTTGGAGGGGTATACCCTGAGCCGCCAGGTCCTGTTCATCCTGCTCAG gaccgtgttcctCCGACTCGCTTCCCTGGtggtcctcctcctcaccctgtgGGCCAAGATCACCTGTAAGGGGGACCCAAATGCCCCGAGCTGCGAGGGCTGTGGCTACAACAGCAAGGAGCTGCCT TGCTGGGAGACCATGCTGGGCCAGGAGATGTATAAACTGCTGCTGTTTGACCTGCTGACCGTTCTGGCAGTCATCCTGCTG GTTACTGTGTGGGCAGTGCCCCGGGGCGCTGGGCCGCCTGGCAGGGACCCAGGAGTTCCAGGTGCCTGCAGAGGTGCTGGGGCTGGTGTACGCGCAGACCGTGGTCTGGATCGGcagcttcttctcccccctcctgcctctgatcAACGCGTTCAAGTTTGTCCTGCTCTTCTACCTCCAGAAG ttcactctcttctccatctactcgCCGGCCTCGCGCACATTCCGAGGTTCCAGCGCCCACTTCTTCTTCCCCCTGGTGATGCTGCTCGGGCTGGGGGTTTCGGCGGTGCCCGTCCTCTACAGCGTCTTTGT GATCCAACCCTCTAA
- the TMC4 gene encoding transmembrane channel-like protein 4 isoform X1: MEEEAGWGGEAGARSWDPAARGPAPGQSLSTLLSQLPSVASVRYRGPVPGGPQEEEEKNEVGDWAGGPAEETPELQNPRELPWPMEAKRMFWRRLKAEQAGAQARAGGQRGSWGLHQFKKAQAWTAEILQRAQPWRGDLLKIGGHFGSGTQAYFSLLRFLLLLNVLGALLPISLVMLPTLLLGTGGDSLNPPSNTSLCGPYNPLPNLLVSYTEQLFNLLSGQGYLEWSVLFYGFYPTMESGGYRLPLAYLLSAAGAGLLCLLLILRRSVGGLRQTLLAESGALIRYSDRIFCGWDFCLSDPKAVRLRHNTVRFEIQVELEEENVRQWEAAWTLPKRMAMWGLRGLLNLLVLGLLGAAFFGVYWATQESIQLQKDPKVTNNAFLKLLVDFLPSIFISAVNLILPPVFTLLTKLEGYTLSRQVLFILLRTVFLRLASLVVLLLTLWAKITCKGDPNAPSCEGCGYNSKELPCWETMLGQEMYKLLLFDLLTVLAVILLVRYPRKLLCGQCPGALGRLAGTQEFQVPAEVLGLVYAQTVVWIGSFFSPLLPLINAFKFVLLFYLQKFTLFSIYSPASRTFRGSSAHFFFPLVMLLGLGVSAVPVLYSVFVIQPSKLCGPFRNKTSIWDVVPQAIEELPLPAQNMFFFLGTQTFAVPLFLLASLLMFYTIALASSYNRLIHKLQKQIELESQSKRFLVQQTVELS; this comes from the exons ATGGAGGAGGAAgccggctggggaggggaggccggggcgaGGAGCTGGGACCCAGCGGCCCGGGGACCCGCGCCAG gtCAGTCCCTCTCCACGCTGCTGAGCCAGCTGCCCAGTGTCGCCAGCGTCCGATACCGGGGACCTGTGCCGGGGggaccccaggaggaggaggagaagaatgaggtGGGGGACTGGGCCGGGGGGCCCGCCGAGGAAACTCCCGAGCTCCAAAATCCCCGCGAGCTGCCCTGGCCCATGGAGGCGAAACGAATGTTCTG GAGGCGGCTAAAGGCAGAGCAGGCTGGAGCCCAGGCTAGAGCTGGGGGCCAGCGAGGGAGCTGGGGGCTCCACCAGTTCAAAAAGGCTCAGGCTTGGACGGCAGAGATCCTGCAGAGAGCTCAACCCTGGAGGGGAGACCTGCTGAAAATCGGGG GTCACTTTGGCTCCGGGACTCAGGCCTACTTCTCCCTCTTGcgcttcctgctgctgctcaaCGTGCTGGGGGCTCTGCTGCCCATCTCCCTGGTGATGCTGCCCACCCTGCTGCTGGGCACGGGTGGGGACTCCCTTAACCCCCCCTCCAACACTTCCCTCTGCGGTCCCTACAATCCTCTGCCCAACTTGCTGGTCAGCTACACCGAGCAGCTCTTCAATCTGCTGTCTGGACAG GGCTACCTGGAGTGGTCGGTGCTGTTCTACGGTTTCTACCCCACGATGGAGTCCGGGGGCTACCGGCTGCCCCTGGCTTATCTGCTCTCGGCCGCGGGCGCCGGCCTGCTCTGTCTCCTGCTCATCCTGCGCCG GTCGGTGGGGGGCCTGCGGCAGACCCTGCTGGCCGAGTCGGGGGCACTCATCCGCTACAGCGACCGCATCTTCTGCGGTTGGGACTTCTGCCTGTCAGACCCCAAGGCCGTCCGGCTACGACACAACACCGTGCGCTTCGAGATCCAG gtggagctggaggaggagaacgtGCGGCAGTGGGAGGCGGCCTGGACGCTGCCGAAGCGCATGGCCAtgtgggggctgcgggggctgctcAACCTGCTGGTCCTGGGGCTGCTGGGGGCGGCCTTCTTTGGGGTCTACTGGGCCACCCAGGAGTCCATCCAGCTGCAG AAAGACCCCAAGGTGACCAACAACGCGTTCCTGAAGCTCCTAGTGGACTTCCTCCCGTCCATCTTCATCTCCGCGGTCAACCTGATCCTGCCGCCCGTCTTCACCCTGCTGACCAAGTTGGAGGGGTATACCCTGAGCCGCCAGGTCCTGTTCATCCTGCTCAG gaccgtgttcctCCGACTCGCTTCCCTGGtggtcctcctcctcaccctgtgGGCCAAGATCACCTGTAAGGGGGACCCAAATGCCCCGAGCTGCGAGGGCTGTGGCTACAACAGCAAGGAGCTGCCT TGCTGGGAGACCATGCTGGGCCAGGAGATGTATAAACTGCTGCTGTTTGACCTGCTGACCGTTCTGGCAGTCATCCTGCTGGTGCGCTACCCCCGCAA GTTACTGTGTGGGCAGTGCCCCGGGGCGCTGGGCCGCCTGGCAGGGACCCAGGAGTTCCAGGTGCCTGCAGAGGTGCTGGGGCTGGTGTACGCGCAGACCGTGGTCTGGATCGGcagcttcttctcccccctcctgcctctgatcAACGCGTTCAAGTTTGTCCTGCTCTTCTACCTCCAGAAG ttcactctcttctccatctactcgCCGGCCTCGCGCACATTCCGAGGTTCCAGCGCCCACTTCTTCTTCCCCCTGGTGATGCTGCTCGGGCTGGGGGTTTCGGCGGTGCCCGTCCTCTACAGCGTCTTTGT GATCCAACCCTCTAAGTTGTGCGGGCCGTTCCGAAACAAGACAAGCATCTGGGATGTGGTGCCACAGGCCATCGAGGAACTGCCCCTGCCCGCCCAGAACATGTTTTTCTTCCTGGGGACCCAGACGTTTGCGGTCCCGCTATTCCTCCTGGCCAg CCTCCTGATGTTCTACACGATAGCTCTTGCCAGTTCCTACAACCGGCTCATTCACAAGCTCCAGAAGCAGATAGAGTTG GAGAGCCAAAGCAAGAGGTTCCTGGTGCAGCAGACGGTGGAACTGAGCTGA